A stretch of the Deinococcus sp. KSM4-11 genome encodes the following:
- a CDS encoding sensor histidine kinase KdpD, which translates to MTPVDVMRRYLRGTPPLVALREVLLAALPAVLTIVLLLQATRPAYQALISGGTGWTPHAYQGLAQDVLEYQIGRLHGNLSAQQQKFRRDIALSSAINPGQFNELAQVERQGAARLSRIARYLEQDTLDSLELASKEAVALNSQAAQYSTVLHRRYVGTLQFLQRLLIGTAAVTGLLSMLLTARALIMWRAERHRHAQREARQREALQLASHELRRPLQSLLLASDLLRHADTPDRQQHLLSLIEESATQLANRADLTRLNDLYLDVTLHVESTDLRTVLWPFASPRVSVSVPLEPVPWMVDRNRLRQILENLIENALKYTDGPVEVTLCGAEGGPQIRIRDHGPGLGVEWLETVFLPYERGPRGPRDGQGLGLPLVRRYAGAHGGDVTLALAEGGGLIATVRLGEPSAVLTEPRPTTLLR; encoded by the coding sequence GTGACCCCGGTCGACGTCATGCGGCGGTACCTGCGGGGTACACCTCCGCTCGTCGCGCTGCGTGAAGTCCTGCTGGCCGCGCTGCCCGCCGTGCTGACCATTGTGCTGCTCCTTCAGGCCACCCGGCCCGCGTATCAGGCGCTCATCAGTGGTGGAACCGGCTGGACCCCCCACGCCTATCAGGGGCTGGCTCAGGATGTGCTGGAATACCAGATCGGAAGGCTGCACGGGAACCTCTCGGCGCAGCAGCAGAAATTCAGGCGTGACATCGCCCTGTCGAGCGCCATTAATCCCGGCCAGTTCAACGAACTGGCGCAGGTGGAGCGGCAAGGCGCAGCCAGATTGTCCCGGATCGCCCGGTACCTCGAGCAGGACACCCTCGATTCGCTGGAGCTGGCCTCCAAGGAGGCGGTGGCACTCAACTCGCAGGCAGCGCAGTACTCGACCGTGCTGCACCGACGGTACGTGGGCACGTTGCAGTTCCTGCAGCGGCTGCTGATTGGAACTGCGGCCGTCACGGGCCTGCTGAGCATGCTGCTGACAGCCCGCGCGCTGATCATGTGGCGCGCGGAACGCCACCGTCACGCGCAGCGGGAGGCTCGGCAGCGCGAGGCCCTGCAACTTGCCAGCCACGAACTCAGGCGGCCGCTGCAGTCACTGCTGCTGGCCAGCGACCTGCTGCGGCACGCGGACACCCCGGATCGGCAACAGCATCTGCTGTCCCTGATCGAGGAGAGTGCGACGCAGCTGGCCAACCGGGCCGACCTGACCCGGCTGAACGACCTGTACCTGGACGTGACGCTCCATGTCGAATCCACGGATCTGCGCACCGTGCTGTGGCCCTTTGCGTCCCCCCGCGTGAGCGTGAGCGTGCCGCTGGAACCCGTGCCCTGGATGGTTGACCGCAACCGTCTGCGGCAGATTCTGGAGAACCTGATCGAAAACGCCCTGAAGTACACGGACGGCCCGGTCGAGGTCACGCTGTGCGGGGCGGAGGGTGGGCCGCAGATCCGCATCCGGGATCACGGCCCCGGCCTGGGCGTGGAATGGTTGGAGACGGTCTTCCTGCCCTACGAGCGTGGCCCGCGCGGCCCGCGCGATGGGCAGGGGCTGGGGCTGCCCCTGGTGCGCCGGTACGCGGGGGCCCACGGGGGCGACGTGACCCTCGCCTTGGCCGAGGGCGGCGGCCTGATCGCAACCGTTCGCCTGGGAGAACCCTCCGCCGTGCTCACCGAGCCCCGGCCGACCACCCTTCTCCGGTGA